The Methylomagnum ishizawai genome has a window encoding:
- a CDS encoding calcium-binding protein — translation MATYDFGALADQQTLAFVPAQDILWFGDPAWGAAEVGLVPAGHDLWLSGPDKAIALSRTQLANLASTHFGFADGSRLRVGDDTPGTALDNAANLLTGTGQGDYLEGLGGNDTLQGLDGNDRLIGDRGQDRLDGGAGADLMRGGAGNDTYTVDNPGDTVLEDTAEGTDTVQSWIDYALASEVERLALLGNSALAGHGNTLDNHLAGNAGDNALWGGDGDDTLLGGGGSDRLYGEAGGDFLYGGSGNDTLYGGDGWNELHSGGGRDALYGGTDSDLMDGGAGIDTMAGGGGNDLYKVDNPRDQIDEAPGGGDDMAVSTVPYILPPNVEYLLLPGGDRPGTTPLQTQAAGSDTLIFNGHGLNLDLGAAIAEYGLGRLDAIDLGSAADNTLSLDRQAVWALAPASGILRIDGAAGDTLHFSDGGWVAGGTVTLLGTAYHSFANGPAQVWVNADWL, via the coding sequence ATGGCAACCTACGACTTCGGCGCATTGGCCGACCAGCAAACCCTCGCTTTCGTCCCGGCCCAGGATATCCTGTGGTTCGGCGACCCCGCCTGGGGCGCGGCGGAGGTGGGCCTCGTCCCCGCGGGCCACGACCTGTGGCTATCCGGCCCCGACAAGGCCATCGCGCTCTCCAGAACCCAACTGGCGAACCTCGCATCCACCCACTTCGGCTTCGCCGACGGCAGCCGCTTAAGGGTCGGCGACGACACCCCCGGCACCGCCCTGGACAACGCCGCCAACCTGCTGACCGGCACCGGCCAAGGAGATTACCTGGAAGGACTGGGCGGCAACGACACCCTGCAAGGCTTGGACGGCAACGACCGCCTGATCGGCGACCGGGGCCAGGACCGCCTGGACGGCGGCGCGGGCGCGGACCTGATGCGGGGCGGTGCGGGCAACGACACCTACACCGTGGACAACCCCGGCGATACGGTGCTGGAGGACACCGCCGAGGGCACCGACACCGTGCAAAGCTGGATCGATTACGCCCTGGCCTCGGAGGTCGAACGCCTGGCGCTCCTAGGCAATAGCGCTCTCGCGGGCCACGGCAACACCCTGGATAACCACTTGGCCGGCAACGCGGGCGACAACGCGCTTTGGGGCGGGGACGGCGACGATACCCTGCTGGGCGGCGGTGGGTCGGACCGCTTGTATGGCGAGGCGGGCGGCGATTTCCTGTACGGCGGGAGCGGCAACGACACGCTGTACGGCGGGGATGGCTGGAACGAACTCCACAGCGGCGGCGGACGCGACGCGTTGTACGGCGGAACCGACAGCGACCTGATGGACGGCGGCGCGGGCATCGACACGATGGCGGGCGGCGGCGGCAACGATCTCTACAAGGTGGACAATCCCCGCGACCAAATCGACGAAGCCCCCGGCGGTGGCGACGATATGGCGGTCAGCACCGTGCCCTATATCTTGCCGCCCAACGTCGAATACCTGCTGCTTCCAGGAGGCGACCGCCCCGGCACCACCCCGCTGCAAACCCAGGCGGCGGGTTCGGATACCTTGATCTTCAACGGCCACGGCCTGAACCTGGACCTGGGCGCGGCCATCGCCGAGTACGGCTTGGGCCGGCTCGATGCCATCGACCTCGGCAGCGCGGCGGACAATACCTTGAGCCTGGACCGGCAAGCCGTATGGGCCCTCGCCCCGGCAAGCGGCATCCTCCGCATCGACGGCGCGGCGGGCGACACCCTCCATTTCAGCGATGGCGGCTGGGTCGCGGGCGGCACCGTGACCCTGCTCGGCA
- a CDS encoding beta strand repeat-containing protein yields MATYNFSALTNNQSLSFNPATDFLNFDNAGLQAASGSFAQNGADLWITYAGKTVKLTGVALAQVSSTHFTFANGSKVLIGDNTTTATATDGAANSLIGTAQGDYLNGLGGNDTLDSGAGADKLIGGAGNDTFIVDNNGDQVVENAGEGTDTAQSSVGYTLPANVENLTLTGTLDINGTGNGLNNSITGNAGNNLLDGGAGADTLIGGDGGDDYVVDNAGDQVVETNPSSWPGDTVESYLADYILPANVEGLRLMGTGNSDGTGNSLDNTLYGNAGDNLLSGGEGNDFLVDNGGSDTLVGGTGNDIYWVTDAGTGVVEAAGAGTDTVESSISYTLGGNLENLTLDNTDSVGVGNALDNTLTVFDLGFQSLDGGTGTDTLALGGMGLNLDLAALGSRLAGFEAIDLDPYGINHPYGGNTLTLTAAALRNLSDTSDTLVVDGSASGIVQAGLGWTQGSDATLNGRAYHTYTQGSATLCVNTDILLVINQFSPVVPLTMLDGGNGFRLDGAAGYAVNGVGDVNGDGYADLIVGSSDGGSAGSAYVMFGQAGGFAPSFDLANLDGGNGFRLDGTGRAVGAAGDVNGDGYADIFVGSSGTGLGAVVFGQAGGFAPTLDLASLDGGNGFQLGGFTGSGLVQTSVSGSGDLNGDGLADLIVGVGDAQPNGVFTAGSSFVVFGQTGGFPATLDLTTLDGSNGFRLDGLAEWNAVGYTVSAAGDINGDGYGDLLIGASGVDNMGNTGVGFGYVVFGQASGFSATLDLSTLDGSNGFRLDGEYSLNFLSGARGAAAGDVNGDGFADIIVGAPYSDKSGNSWGGSSYVVFGKAGGFAATLDLSTLDGTDGFRLDGGNASDQAGGSVSQAGDINGDGYGDLIVGATGVANSAGTGYVVFGKAGGFAATLDLSTLDGHDGFRLQGDPLGWNAGWSVGAAGDVNGDGFADLVVGEPSLGSSYVVFGGPAFAGDVTYLGGSNADSLTGTNTAERFVAGQGDDTLVGGGGADVLYGAEGDDTIQIADLDFQKIDGGSGTDTLALTGSGLNLDLANFRNQISGIEQIDLGDSGNNTLTFTTRDMLNLSDTRNTLQVDGDAGDHYRFSDGGWVQGADVTLVGTTYHVFDNGVAHLLLDATLTAV; encoded by the coding sequence ATGGCCACATACAACTTCAGCGCCCTGACCAACAATCAATCGCTGTCCTTCAATCCCGCGACCGATTTCCTGAACTTCGATAACGCCGGGCTACAAGCCGCTTCCGGCAGTTTCGCGCAGAACGGCGCGGACCTTTGGATCACCTATGCCGGCAAGACCGTCAAGCTGACCGGGGTGGCGCTGGCCCAGGTCTCCAGCACCCATTTCACCTTCGCCAACGGCAGCAAGGTTTTGATCGGCGACAACACCACCACCGCCACCGCCACCGATGGCGCGGCCAATTCTTTGATCGGCACGGCGCAGGGCGACTACCTCAACGGCCTGGGTGGGAACGATACGCTGGACAGCGGGGCCGGGGCCGACAAATTGATCGGGGGCGCGGGCAACGACACCTTCATCGTGGACAACAACGGCGACCAAGTGGTGGAGAACGCCGGTGAAGGCACCGACACCGCGCAAAGCTCGGTCGGCTATACGCTTCCGGCCAATGTCGAAAACCTGACCTTGACCGGCACGCTGGATATTAACGGGACGGGCAACGGCCTGAACAATTCCATCACGGGCAACGCCGGGAACAACCTGCTGGACGGCGGGGCGGGCGCGGATACCCTGATCGGTGGCGATGGGGGCGATGACTATGTGGTCGATAACGCGGGCGATCAGGTCGTCGAAACCAATCCCTCCTCCTGGCCCGGCGATACCGTGGAATCCTATCTGGCGGACTATATCCTGCCCGCCAATGTCGAAGGATTGCGGTTGATGGGCACGGGCAATAGCGACGGCACCGGCAATAGCCTCGACAACACGTTGTACGGCAATGCCGGTGACAACCTCCTGAGCGGGGGGGAGGGCAACGACTTCCTGGTCGACAACGGCGGGTCCGACACCCTGGTCGGCGGCACCGGCAACGATATCTATTGGGTCACCGATGCCGGAACGGGCGTGGTGGAAGCGGCGGGCGCCGGCACCGACACCGTCGAAAGCTCGATCAGCTATACGCTGGGCGGCAATCTTGAAAACCTGACCCTGGACAACACGGACAGCGTCGGGGTCGGCAACGCGCTCGACAACACCCTCACCGTCTTCGACCTAGGTTTCCAAAGCCTGGATGGCGGCACCGGCACCGACACCTTGGCTTTGGGCGGAATGGGCTTGAACCTCGATCTTGCGGCGCTGGGGTCGCGGCTCGCGGGGTTTGAGGCTATCGATCTCGACCCCTACGGTATCAACCACCCTTATGGTGGCAATACCCTGACCCTGACGGCGGCGGCACTACGAAACCTCTCCGATACCAGCGACACCCTGGTGGTGGACGGGAGCGCTAGCGGCATCGTGCAGGCCGGCCTGGGATGGACCCAGGGAAGCGACGCCACCCTGAATGGCCGGGCCTATCACACCTATACCCAGGGTTCGGCCACCCTCTGTGTGAACACCGACATCCTACTGGTCATCAACCAGTTTTCCCCGGTGGTGCCGCTGACCATGCTCGACGGCGGCAACGGCTTCCGCCTGGACGGCGCGGCGGGCTACGCGGTGAACGGGGTGGGCGATGTCAACGGCGATGGCTACGCCGACCTGATCGTCGGCTCGTCCGATGGCGGCAGCGCGGGCAGCGCTTATGTGATGTTCGGACAGGCGGGGGGCTTCGCGCCAAGCTTCGACCTCGCCAACCTGGACGGCGGCAATGGCTTCCGCCTGGACGGGACCGGGCGGGCGGTCGGCGCGGCGGGCGACGTGAACGGCGATGGCTATGCCGACATCTTCGTCGGATCGTCCGGCACGGGATTGGGTGCCGTGGTGTTCGGACAGGCCGGGGGATTCGCGCCGACCCTGGACCTCGCCAGCCTCGACGGCGGCAATGGCTTCCAACTGGGTGGTTTCACGGGATCGGGCTTGGTGCAAACCTCGGTCAGCGGCTCGGGCGACCTGAACGGCGACGGTCTGGCCGACCTCATCGTCGGGGTCGGCGACGCCCAACCGAACGGCGTGTTCACGGCGGGTTCCAGTTTCGTCGTCTTCGGCCAGACGGGAGGATTCCCCGCCACGCTGGACCTGACCACGCTGGATGGTTCCAACGGCTTCCGCCTGGATGGCCTGGCCGAATGGAATGCGGTGGGCTATACGGTCAGCGCGGCGGGCGATATCAACGGGGATGGCTACGGCGACCTGCTCATCGGCGCGAGCGGCGTGGACAATATGGGCAATACCGGCGTGGGCTTCGGCTACGTGGTGTTCGGCCAAGCCTCGGGCTTTTCCGCCACGCTGGACCTCTCCACCTTGGATGGTAGCAATGGCTTCCGCCTGGACGGCGAATACTCGTTGAATTTCTTGTCGGGGGCCAGGGGCGCGGCGGCGGGCGATGTCAATGGCGACGGCTTCGCGGATATTATCGTCGGGGCACCCTATTCCGATAAAAGCGGCAATAGCTGGGGCGGTTCCAGCTATGTGGTGTTCGGCAAGGCCGGGGGCTTCGCCGCCACTTTGGACCTGTCCACCCTGGACGGCACCGACGGTTTCCGCTTGGACGGCGGCAATGCCTCGGATCAAGCGGGTGGGTCGGTCAGCCAAGCCGGGGATATCAATGGCGATGGCTATGGCGACCTCATCGTCGGGGCAACCGGGGTCGCGAATTCGGCGGGGACCGGCTATGTGGTGTTCGGCAAGGCCGGAGGCTTCGCCGCCACCCTGGACCTGTCCACCCTGGACGGACACGACGGTTTCCGCCTGCAAGGCGATCCACTGGGCTGGAACGCGGGCTGGTCGGTCGGCGCGGCGGGCGATGTCAACGGCGATGGCTTCGCCGATCTGGTCGTGGGCGAACCGTCCTTGGGTTCGTCCTATGTGGTGTTCGGCGGTCCGGCTTTCGCGGGCGATGTCACCTATCTGGGCGGCAGCAACGCCGATAGCCTCACCGGCACCAACACCGCCGAGCGCTTCGTGGCCGGTCAGGGCGATGACACGCTGGTGGGCGGCGGCGGCGCGGACGTGCTATATGGCGCGGAAGGCGACGACACGATCCAAATCGCCGACCTGGACTTCCAGAAAATCGACGGCGGCAGCGGCACCGACACCCTGGCCCTGACAGGTTCCGGCCTGAACTTGGATTTGGCGAATTTCCGCAACCAAATCTCCGGCATCGAGCAAATCGACCTCGGTGACAGCGGCAACAATACCCTCACCTTCACCACCAGGGATATGCTGAACCTCAGCGATACCCGCAACACCCTCCAGGTGGACGGCGACGCCGGGGATCATTACCGCTTCTCGGATGGCGGCTGGGTACAAGGCGCGGATGTCACCTTGGTCGGCACCACCTACCATGTATTCGACAACGGCGTGGCCCATCTCCTGTTGGATGCTACCCTGACCGCCGTCTAG
- a CDS encoding integrin alpha, with the protein MTTYTFSQLYYKQTLDFDPATDILVFDKPGDHAANLGLRQDGADLLLSLQGMTIRFANLTLGQLSSAHFSFPDGGKLLVGDDTPGTANDALPNLLIGGGGRDYLNGLGGADLMTGGGGDDVYVVDNPGDIVIEHDADPNQIDSVSSYLAAYSLPDRVERLRLLAPGDSDGTGNSLNNLIHASPGDNVIDGGQGVDTVNFRTGTYGALGVAANLATGQVSGGSGHDTLLHIENLIGTRFADTLVGDDGKNILDGGDYGADALYGAGGNDVLRVASLDFAAIDGGTGTDTLALPAGARLDLAQVGPRLHDIEILKAGNSGALLLTADAVRNLSSSTDTLIVQAGADYQVYTDLGWSQGGDAQFQGRTYHTYTQDGTALWLDAAIAQVHLNATLPLAALDGSPGFRVDGAAPGDGLGWVGGAGDINRDGYDDFIVGAPETDPQGGFSTVGSAYVIYGAADGFPAATDLAQLAPEDGFRLDGVDPSAYTGGAVGGAGDVNGDGYADFLIGAAHATPANDYAAGSAYLVFGTAQGYPAVFDLATLDGDNGVRFDGKGSWTFTGGSVGAAGDVNGDGYADIIIGAPGAGVASVVFGKAGGFAAHSDLDLLNGKDGFQMQGGADSTETGVSVAGAGDINGDGYGDLIVGAMWNKANGHDSGSSYVVFGKAGRFPADMALGQLDGTDGFRLDGSAGQNAGTSVSGIGDINGDGRADLGIGASWADPDQRLGAGSAYVLFGKTGGYAPTQNLDPVDGTQGFRIDGAEWMDRLGIAVAGVGDINGDGYGDLVVGAFGTAAFDQPHTSSYQGSAYVLFGHAGGFPDHIDVANLDGSQGFRLDGVGVSPYFGVSVSAAGDINGDGYDDMAIGAPGADPGGKDNAGSGYVLFGRNFTGGAVQQGGTGDDTLAGTAAADRFVGGLGNDLMIGQGGADAFSGGAGNDTLRVANLGFLRANGGAGIDTLALDGSGLSLNLAHERGRLEGIERISLTGTGDNTLSMSRRDVADLSDTSNTLRVDGDAGDHYRFSDGGWTQGADVTLVGVDYHSFDNGAVHVLVNAVLGAV; encoded by the coding sequence ATGACCACCTACACCTTCAGCCAGCTCTATTACAAACAGACCCTCGACTTCGATCCGGCGACCGATATCCTGGTGTTCGACAAGCCCGGCGACCATGCCGCCAACCTCGGCCTGCGCCAGGACGGCGCGGATTTGCTGCTGTCCCTCCAAGGCATGACCATCCGCTTCGCGAACCTGACCCTGGGGCAGCTTTCCAGCGCCCATTTCAGCTTCCCCGACGGCGGCAAGCTCCTGGTCGGCGACGATACGCCCGGCACCGCCAACGACGCCCTGCCCAACCTGCTGATCGGCGGCGGCGGCCGGGACTACCTGAACGGCCTGGGCGGCGCGGACCTCATGACCGGGGGCGGCGGCGACGATGTGTACGTGGTGGACAATCCCGGCGATATCGTGATCGAACACGACGCCGATCCCAACCAAATCGACAGCGTGTCTTCCTATCTCGCCGCCTACAGCCTGCCCGACCGGGTCGAGCGCCTGCGCCTATTGGCACCGGGCGACAGCGATGGCACCGGCAACAGCCTCAACAACCTGATCCACGCCAGCCCCGGCGACAACGTCATCGATGGCGGCCAGGGCGTCGATACCGTGAATTTCCGCACCGGCACCTATGGCGCCCTGGGGGTGGCGGCCAATCTGGCGACGGGACAGGTCAGCGGGGGTTCCGGCCACGACACCCTGCTCCATATCGAGAACCTGATCGGCACAAGGTTCGCCGACACCCTGGTCGGCGACGATGGCAAGAACATCCTGGATGGCGGCGATTACGGGGCCGACGCCCTCTACGGCGCGGGCGGCAACGACGTGCTGCGGGTGGCGAGCCTCGATTTCGCCGCCATCGACGGCGGCACCGGCACCGACACCCTGGCCCTGCCCGCGGGGGCGCGGCTGGATTTGGCCCAGGTCGGCCCGCGCCTCCACGACATCGAAATCCTCAAGGCCGGGAATTCCGGGGCTTTGCTGCTGACCGCCGACGCGGTACGGAACCTTTCCAGCAGCACCGACACCTTGATCGTGCAGGCCGGCGCGGACTACCAGGTCTATACCGACCTGGGCTGGAGCCAGGGCGGCGACGCCCAATTCCAGGGCCGGACCTACCATACCTATACCCAAGACGGCACGGCCCTCTGGCTGGACGCCGCCATCGCCCAGGTCCACCTCAACGCCACGCTGCCGCTCGCCGCGCTCGACGGCAGCCCAGGCTTCCGGGTCGATGGCGCGGCCCCCGGCGATGGGCTAGGCTGGGTCGGCGGGGCCGGGGATATCAACCGGGACGGTTACGACGACTTCATCGTCGGCGCTCCGGAAACCGATCCCCAAGGCGGATTCAGCACGGTGGGTTCGGCCTATGTGATCTACGGCGCGGCGGACGGTTTCCCCGCCGCGACCGACCTCGCCCAACTCGCGCCGGAGGACGGCTTCCGCCTGGACGGCGTGGACCCGTCCGCCTATACCGGCGGCGCGGTCGGCGGGGCCGGGGATGTGAACGGCGATGGCTACGCCGATTTCCTGATCGGAGCCGCCCACGCCACCCCGGCCAACGACTACGCGGCGGGATCGGCCTATCTGGTGTTCGGCACGGCCCAGGGCTACCCGGCGGTGTTCGACCTCGCCACGCTCGACGGCGACAACGGCGTCCGTTTCGACGGGAAGGGCTCGTGGACGTTCACGGGCGGTTCGGTCGGCGCGGCGGGGGATGTCAACGGCGATGGGTATGCCGATATCATCATCGGCGCGCCCGGCGCGGGAGTCGCTTCGGTGGTGTTCGGCAAGGCCGGGGGGTTCGCGGCGCATTCGGACCTGGACCTGCTCAACGGCAAGGACGGCTTCCAGATGCAAGGCGGCGCGGATTCCACCGAAACGGGCGTCTCCGTGGCCGGGGCGGGCGATATCAACGGCGACGGCTACGGCGACCTGATCGTCGGGGCGATGTGGAACAAGGCCAATGGCCATGATTCCGGCTCCAGCTACGTGGTGTTCGGCAAGGCCGGACGCTTCCCCGCCGATATGGCGCTGGGCCAATTGGACGGCACCGACGGTTTCCGGCTGGATGGCAGCGCCGGCCAGAACGCGGGCACCTCGGTGAGCGGCATCGGCGATATCAACGGCGATGGCCGCGCCGATCTCGGCATCGGGGCCAGTTGGGCCGATCCCGACCAAAGACTGGGCGCGGGTTCGGCCTACGTCCTGTTCGGCAAGACCGGAGGCTACGCGCCCACCCAGAACCTCGACCCGGTCGATGGAACCCAGGGCTTCCGCATCGACGGCGCGGAATGGATGGACCGGTTGGGGATCGCCGTGGCCGGGGTCGGCGATATCAACGGCGACGGCTATGGCGACCTGGTGGTCGGCGCGTTCGGCACGGCGGCGTTCGACCAGCCCCACACCTCTTCCTACCAAGGTTCCGCCTATGTGCTGTTCGGCCACGCGGGCGGCTTCCCGGACCATATCGATGTCGCCAACCTCGACGGCAGCCAGGGCTTCCGCCTGGACGGCGTGGGGGTCTCGCCCTATTTCGGCGTCTCGGTGAGCGCGGCGGGCGATATCAACGGCGATGGCTACGACGATATGGCCATCGGGGCACCGGGGGCCGATCCGGGCGGCAAGGACAACGCCGGTTCCGGCTATGTGCTGTTCGGGCGGAATTTCACCGGCGGGGCGGTCCAGCAAGGCGGCACCGGCGACGACACCCTGGCCGGCACCGCGGCGGCGGACCGCTTCGTCGGCGGCCTGGGCAACGACCTGATGATCGGCCAGGGCGGCGCGGATGCGTTCTCGGGCGGGGCGGGCAACGACACCCTGCGCGTGGCCAACCTCGGTTTCCTCCGCGCCAATGGCGGCGCGGGGATCGATACCCTGGCCCTCGACGGGAGCGGGCTGTCGCTCAATCTCGCCCATGAGCGCGGACGCCTGGAGGGCATCGAGCGGATCAGCCTCACGGGAACGGGCGACAACACCTTGTCCATGAGCCGGCGCGACGTGGCCGACCTGTCCGACACCAGCAACACCCTCAGGGTGGACGGCGACGCCGGGGATCATTACCGCTTCTCGGATGGCGGCTGGACCCAAGGGGCCGACGTGACCCTGGTGGGCGTGGATTACCACAGCTTCGATAACGGCGCGGTCCATGTTTTGGTCAATGCGGTGCTGGGTGCCGTGTAG